From a single Diceros bicornis minor isolate mBicDic1 chromosome 6, mDicBic1.mat.cur, whole genome shotgun sequence genomic region:
- the MKI67 gene encoding proliferation marker protein Ki-67 isoform X4 yields the protein MGPTGRLVTIKRSGVDGPHFPLSLSTCLFGRGIECDIRIQLPVVSKQHCKIEINEQAAILFNFSSTSPTQVNGSAIDEPIRLKHGDVITIVDRSFRYENESHQNGSESTEFTGQRCEQGSLRRVSRSSLSSEPDGKVQDSNARSKLTEENVSGRSLVPVKNVKTPGTVSDDSEDHVARKTPNVTHSSELPGDNCRNVMDPTPGDFKEDSSVTLVSYNGELKSFPSTQCLRNSEKNESPFRKLYESMKEELDVKSEKENILWNRRKSRSQSHCSSENESAAGLQGGSQLLVSLKSRRKSGQSTQIKADPASGEQGSSQTEEKRTDEEPAQNPKVTMSPSILRTQTAETKTLVQQSQRSSSQKRQSEALSDIQGSDPVNLRLSEGFRVDNKTLTPRKSLTRNQTPTKVENAGNLGNTPEKLFSKKRRSMPTNVDVLTTETEIQNQTILAPLLVQVERKIQNDALNKPEKLDSTAGQMCSGSPDLSSVDVSNFGDSTNKIEGMSLKRRRVSFGGHLRPELFDENLPPNTPLKRGETPMKRRSLVTHTPTVLKKIIKEQSQPSRKEDSPSETHLEVTAQNVFMSSPAQNPTKTPLANDQRRRSSKASSVSSDSKSPHQTDTPKKGGRRSGNLPSKRTSIDRSQHELLQMIYSKRRSGASEANLIVAKSWADVVKLGAKQTQTKVVKHGPQRQLNKRQRRINTPKKPTGSVHNQFSTGHANSPCTIVIGKAHIEKVNMPARPYRMLNNFVFNKKMDFNEDLSGLTEMFKTPAKEKPQMMRICPITFSDSEDLLGKKFQVPNSEEKPLLCTSENFGESVFPSAQKAAKEPSDKSSASPALKQQDRRINEDIVKTPRNIYKMTSAEMNTPVSEAEPPKVAASTNKSRRSVELRNKQTPGAEDENEERKTDTMENILGRRLRKTPLREQKLKGEMKESERSFEICKNIIESKENSEKIMAVRRSRRSSELKWEPTADLTALKRWQGTEPKEDLADIPSLLQTPDYVAKPVDTENKTTKLHCKSPKPEPVNMPTRTNVQLKTPPQKVDVEELLVLKKPTQKPGETTHTHREPVDDEKSIKLFKETVRRELDSAENVTGSKGQPRTPKEKTQPLEDLAGFRELFQTPDHAKEPMTDDKTATILSQSPQPEPAIMSTSKTRRLKTPLRKVNVEDELSALRKPTRTPGEIMLSHQELVGGDKDIAVSQEAPEQKLDPADNVTGSKRRTRTPKKKLHSLEDLVGFKELFQTPDYTKEPMTDDRTTEPVNTPTSRKRGLETPLQKVDIKNELSALRKPTQTPRETMLSHKELVGGDKDIAVSQEAPEQKLDPADNVTGSKRWTRTPKKKIHSLEDLVGFKELFQTPDHTKEPMTDDTTIQISCRSPQAEPVNTPTSRKRGLKTPQRKVDLENELSALRKPTQTPGENTFSHKEPVGGDKDIAVSQEAPEQKLDPADNVTRSKRQTRTPKKKLHSLEDLVGFKELFQTPDHANEPMTDDTTTQISCRSPQAEPVNTPTSRKRGLKTPPQRVDVEEELSVPTQTPEKTMLSHKEPVGGDKDIAISEEAPKQKLDPVDNVTAGNRRTRTPKEKTQPLEDLAGFRELFQTPDHAKEPMTDDKTATILSQSPQPELVIMSTSKTRRLKTLLQKVDVEDELSALRKPTQTLGENTFSHKEQVGGDKHIAVSQEAPEQKLDPADNVTRSKRQTRTPKKKLHSLEDLVGFKELFQTPDHANEPMTDDTTTQISCRSPQAEPVNTPTSRKRGLKTSPQRVDVEEELSVPTQTPEKTVLSHKEPVGGDRSVAVSQEAPEQKLDPAENVTGSKRQTRTPKKKLHSLEDLVGFKELFQTPHYAKEPMTDDRTTQISCKSPQAEPVNTPTSRKRGLKTPLQKMDVEDELSAIKKPTQTPEETTLAHKELVGSLVGGDRNIAVSQEGPEQTLDPADNVAGSKRRMRTPKKKIHSLEDLVGFKELFQTPDHAKEPMTDDKTTQISCRSPQAEPVNTRASRWRWLKTPPHKVDIEDELSARRKPTQTPNETVHTQREPVDGDKDIKLFKETSEQKLDSKENVTRSKRQPRRPKEKAQPLEDLDGLKMLFQTPDRIKEPMTDDKTTKISCKSPQAEPANTPTSSKRLLRAPPWKVEEREGLSAGKKPTQTLGEMACSHGEPVDSDKDIKAFKHTARQELDPAENVTGNKRQLRIPKEKSQPLEDVVGFKELFQSPVQAKEPTAITKTTKMPCKSPQPEPVVTPTNMRQLKTSLGKVGVEDVLSTRRKPTRTLGKAVHAHREPVDDKDIKLFKEAPKQKLDSEENVTGSKRRPRRLKEKAQPLEDLDGLKMLFRTPDHSEEPTTDEKTSKIPCKAPQTEPVKTPANRKRLLRALPRKKEEQEDLSAHRKPTRTLRERIHSRREPVSGDKDITVFKGTARQAQDPAANVTGNKRQPRTKEKAQLLEDPAGLKELFQTPAHTHEPMTDEKTTKMPCKSSQVEPVNTNMPTGTKRQLRVPPRKVDIEDERSACRKPTETPGETTHTHGEPVVDDKDIKLFKETPKQELDPEENVTRSKKQPRICKKKARPLEDLDGLKELIQTPDHTDDPVTDEKTTKMPCESPCVEPVTEPPSKKRRLRAPPQKVDEQEDLSAPRKPTQTLGKTMRSRREPVGDDKDITVFKETAKEELDPAANVTGNRRWPRRTKEKAQPLEDLTRYKEPLQTPAHAKELGSEAESVKMTPTQTADKRKPVKISRRVLRAPKIEPTDDLAGTRDPVQSQGESSVSPSPKRKRGKDGRITGTKRLRSVPPPPDTAEEKPLQKKQRMAPRETCEPPEPTVTEKKSRRMLAKRIEPVKGLPSNNGKTEKRGQTVEDAAAPNKGMSLRSRRPNKTNVEEQKSEFPVSAEKIKTKRNEKKPMNTSQEMKLQNSEDGAENSTSGGQVPGSRTGLRSGRRNKMPLPNVAEEKARKKSVEISVKSQKESKVTEHSDSKSLRSRKITVPSKGNISEGESEQRVTRGAKKRAETTTKVNDNVCIKKIRTRSHRDNEDI from the exons ATGGGTCCTACAGGACGCCTTGTTACCATCAAAAGGAGCGGGGTCGACGGCCCCCACTTCCCGTTGAGCCTCAGCACATGCTTGTTTGGAAG GGGCATCGAATGTGACATCCGTATTCAGCTTCCTGTAGTGTCAAAACAGCACTGCAAAATTGAaatcaatgagcaagca GCAATATTGTTTAATTTCAGTTCCACAAGTCCTACACAAGTAAATGGATCTGCTATTGATGAACCCATACGACTAAAACATGGCGATGTGATAACCATTGTTGATCGATCTTTCAG GTATGAAAATGAAAGTCATCAGAATGGAAGCGAGTCCACTGAATTTACAGGACAAAGATGTGAACAG GGATCTCTGCGTCGCGTCTCAAGATCGAGCCTCTCTTCTGAGCCTG ATGGGAAAGTTCAAGATTCCAATGCCCGTTCAAAACTCACTGAAGAAAATGTTTCAGGAAGGTCTCTGGTACCCGTGAAGAATGTCAAAACACCTGGTACTGTCTCAGATGATTCAGAAGATCATGTTGCCAGGAAAACACCTAATGTTACTCATTCCTCAGAACTTCCTGGAGATAATTGCAGAAATGTAATGGATCCCACTCCTGGGGATTTTAAAGAAGATTCCAGTGTAACATTAGTGAGCTATAATGGAGAATTGAAGTCTTTTCCTTCTACACAGTGTCTTAGGAATAGTGAAAAAAACGAATCTCCCTTTAGGAAGCTTTATGAGTCAATGAAGGAAGAGTTAGATgtgaaatcagaaaaagaaaatattctgtgGAATCGTAGAAAATCCAGATCACAGAGTCATTGCTCATCAGAAAACGAAAGTGCTGCTGGTTTACAGGGCGGGTCACAGCTACTGGTCTCACTTAAATCCAGGCGGAAATCGGGTCAAAGCACCCAAATTAAGGCAGACCCTGCTTCAGGAGAACAAGGAAGTAGCCAGACTGAGGAAAAGAGAACTGATGAAGAGCCTGCTCAGAATCCCAAGGTGACAATGAGTCCCAGCATTCTCCGCACGCAGACAGCGGAAACAAAGACCCTCGTACAACAGTCACAGCGAAGCTCCTCACAGAAACGTCAGAGTGAAGCCCTCAGTGATATCCAGGGAAGTGATCCTGTGAATCTGCGTCTAAGTGAAGGCTTCAGGGTAGACAATAAAACCCTTACTCCTAGGAAGTCCTTAACTAGAAATCAGACACCCACTAAAGTTGAAAATGCTGGTAATTTGGGAAATACTCCAGAAAAACTCTtttccaaaaagaggaggagtatgCCTACAAATGTTGACGTTCTTACTACAGAAACAGAAATTCAAAATCAAACTATTTTAGCTCCACTGCTCGTTCAAGTTGAAAGGAAGATTCAAAACGATGCCCTCAACAAGCCTGAGaaattggacagcacagctggaCAGATGTGCTCTGGGTCACCTGATCTTAGTTCAGTTGATGTCAGCAACTTTGGTGATTCCACCA ATAAGATTGAGGGAATGTCCTTGAAAAGAAGGCGAGTGTCCTTTGGTGGTCATCTGAGACCTGAATTATTTGACGAAAACTTGCCTCCTAATACACCTCTCAAAAGAGGAGAAACACCAATGAAAAGAAGGTCTCTTGTCACTCACACTCCAACTGTCCTGAAGAAAATCATCAAG GAACAGTCTCAACCATCAAGAAAAGAAGATTCTCCTTCAGAAACCCATTTGGAAGTGACTGCACAAAACGTGTTTATGAGCTCTCCTGCTCAGAATCCTACAAAAACTCCACTTGCAAATGATCAGCGCCGTCGGTCATCCAAGGCATCTTCTGTCTCCAGTGACAGCAAATCTCCTCACCAGACAGATACTCctaagaaaggagggagaaggagcgGCAATTTGCCTTCAAAGAGAACATCCATAGATCGAAGCCAACATGAACTCTTACAGATGATTTATTCCAAAAGAAGGAGCGGTGCTTCTGAAGCCAATTTAATTG TGGCAAAATCGTGGGCAGACGTGGTAAAACTTGGTGCTAAACAAACACAAACTAAAGTCGTTAAACATGGCCCTCAAAGGCAGctgaacaaaagacaaagaaggattaATACTCCAAAG AAGCCTACTGGCAGTGTTCACAATCAATTTAGTACAGGCCACGCGAACTCTCCCTGTACCATAGTAATAGGGAAAGCTCACATCGAAAAAGTAAACATGCCTGCTCGGCCCTACAGAATGCTGAACAACTTTGTATTCAACAAAAAAATGGACTTTAATGAAGATCTTTCAG GACTAACTGAAATGTTCAAGACTCCAGCGAAAGAGAAGCCACAAATGATGAGAATATGTCCCATCACTTTTTCAGATTCAGAGGATTTGCTTGGAAAAAAGTTTCAAGTACCTAATTCGGAAGAAAAACCTCTGCTATGCACTTCGGAAAATTTTG gAGAGAGTGTGTTCCCCAGTGCTCAGAAAGCAGCAAAAGAGCCGTCGGATAAAAGTTCTGCAAGCCctgccttaaaacaacaggatAGGAGAATAAATGAAGATATCGTGAAAACTCCCAGGAACATCTACAAAATGACAAGTGCTGAGATGAATACTCCAGTGTCTGAGGCAGAGCCTCCAAAGGTAGCAGCAAGTACAAACAAGTCTAGAAGGTCTGtggagctcagaaataaacagaCGCCAGGCGCAGAGGAtgagaatgaagaaaggaaaaccgACACCATGGAGAACATCTTGGGAAGACGTCTGAGGAAAACACCACTACGAGAACAGAAGCTAAAGGGAGAGATGAAGGAAAGTGAGAGATCTTTTGAGATATGTAAGAATATCATCGAATcaaaagaaaactctgaaaagaTCATGGCTGTGAGGAGATCAAGAAGATCTTCAGAGCTGAAATGGGAACCAACAGCAGACCTGACTGCCCTCAAGAGATGGCAAGGGACAGAACCAAAGGAAGACCTGGCAGACATCCCAAGTCTCCTCCAAACCCCAGACTATGTGGCGAAACCggtggatacagagaacaaaacCACAAAACTGCACTGTAAATCTCCAAAACCAGAACCGGTCAACATGCCAACAAGGACTAATGTACAGCTCAAGACACCTCCCCAGAAAGTGGATGTAGAAGAGCTCTTAGTACTCAAGAAGCCCACACAAAAACCAGgagaaaccacacacacacacagagaaccaGTAGATGATGAAAAAAGCATCaaattgtttaaggaaactgtaAGGCGGGAACTGGACTCTGCAGAAAATGTAACTGGAAGTAAGGGCCAGCCAAGAACACCTAAGGAAAAGACTCAACCTCTAGAAGACCTGGCTGGCTTCAGAGAGCTCTTCCAAACACCAGATCACGCCAAGGAACCAATGACTGATGACAAAACTGCTACAATACTCTCCCAGTCTCCACAACCAGAACCAGCCATCATGTCAACCAGCAAGACCAGACGGCTCAAGACACCTCTGCGGAAAGTGAACGTAGAGGATGAGCTCTCGGCACTCAGGAAGCCCACACGAACACCAGGGGAAATCATGCTCTCACACCAAGAACTAGTAGGTGGTGACAAAGACATTGCAGTGTCTCAGGAAGCTCCAGAACAGAAACTGGACCCTGCAGACAATGTAACTGGAAGCAAAAGGCGGACGAGAACACCCAAGAAAAAGCTCCATTCCCTCGAAGACCTGGTTGGCTTCAAAGAGCTCTTCCAAACGCCAGATTACACCAAGGAACCAATGACTGATGACAGAACCACAGAACCAGTCAACACACCAACAAGTAGAAAGAGAGGGCTCGAGACACCTCTGCAGAAAGTAGACATAAAAAATGAGCTCTCAGCACTCAGGAAGCCCACACAAACACCAAGAGAAACCATGCTCTCACACAAAGAACTAGTAGGTGGTGACAAAGACATTGCAGTGTCTCAGGAAGCTCCAGAACAGAAACTGGACCCTGCAGACAATGTAACTGGAAGCAAGAGGTGGACGAGAACACCCAAGAAAAAGATCCATTCTCTCGAAGACCTGGTTGGCTTCAAAGAGCTCTTCCAAACGCCAGATCACACCAAGGAACCAATGACTGATGACACAACCATCCAAATATCCTGCAGATCTCCACAAGCAGAACCAGTCAACACACCAACAAGTAGAAAGAGAGGGCTCAAGACACCTCAACGGAAAGTAGACTTAGAGAATGAGCTCTCAGCACTCAGGAAGCCCACACAAACACCAGGGGAAAACACGTTCTCACACAAAGAACCAGTAGGTGGTGACAAAGACATTGCAGTGTCTCAGGAAGCTCCAGAACAGAAACTGGACCCTGCAGACAATGTAACTCGAAGCAAGAGGCAGACAAGAACACCCAAGAAAAAGCTCCATTCCCTCGAAGACCTGGTTGGCTTCAAAGAGCTCTTCCAAACACCAGATCACGCCAATGAACCAATGACTGATGACACAACCACCCAAATATCCTGCAGATCTCCACAAGCAGAACCAGTCAACACACCAACCAGTAGAAAGAGAGGGCTCAAGACACCTCCACAGAGAGTGGATGTAGAGGAAGAGCTCTCTGTACCCACCCAAACACCAGAAAAAACCATGCTCTCACACAAAGAACCAGTAGGTGGTGACAAAGACATTGCAATTTCTGAGGAAGCTCCAAAACAGAAACTAGACCCTGTAGACAATGTAACTGCAGGTAACAGACGGACAAGAACACCCAAGGAAAAGACTCAACCTCTAGAAGACCTGGCTGGTTTCAGAGAGCTCTTCCAAACACCAGATCATGCCAAGGAACCAATGACTGATGACAAAACTGCTACAATACTGTCCCAGTCTCCACAACCAGAACTAGTCATCATGTCAACCAGCAAAACCAGACGGCTCAAGACACTTCTGCAGAAAGTCGATGTAGAGGATGAGCTCTCTGCACTCAGGAAGCCCACACAAACACTAGGGGAAAACACGTTCTCACACAAAGAACAAGTAGGTGGTGACAAACACATTGCAGTGTCTCAGGAAGCTCCAGAACAGAAACTAGACCCTGCAGACAATGTAACTCGAAGCAAGAGGCAGACAAGAACACCCAAGAAAAAGCTCCATTCCCTTGAAGACCTGGTTGGCTTCAAAGAGCTCTTCCAAACACCAGATCACGCCAACGAACCAATGACTGATGACACAACCACCCAAATATCCTGCAGATCTCCACAAGCAGAACCAGTCAACACACCAACCAGTAGAAAGAGAGGGCTCAAGACATCTCCACAGAGAGTGGATGTAGAGGAAGAGCTCTCTGTACCCACCCAAACACCAGAAAAAACCGTGCTCTCACACAAAGAACCAGTAGGTGGTGACAGAAGCGTTGCAGTGTCTCAGGAAGCTCCAGAACAGAAACTGGACCCTGCCGAAAATGTAACTGGAAGCAAGAGGCAGACGAGAACACCCAAGAAAAAGCTCCATTCCCTCGAAGACCTGGTTGGCTTCAAAGAGCTCTTCCAAACGCCACATTATGCCAAGGAACCAATGACTGATGACAGAACCACCCAAATATCCTGCAAATCTCCACAAGCAGAACCAGTCAACACACCAACAAGTAGAAAGAGAGGGCTCAAGACACCTCTGCAGAAAATGGATGTAGAGGATGAGCTCTCAGCAATCAAGAAGCCCACACAAACACCAGAAGAAACCACACTCGCACACAAAGAACTGGTAGGTTCTTTGGTAGGTGGTGACAGAAACATTGCAGTGTCTCAGGAAGGTCCAGAACAGACACTTGACCCTGCAGACAATGTAGCTGGAAGCAAGAGGCGGATGAGAACACCCAAGAAAAAGATCCATTCCCTTGAAGACCTGGTTGGCTTCAAAGAGCTCTTCCAAACACCAGATCATGCCAAGGAACCAATGACTGATGACAAAACCACCCAAATATCCTGCAGATCTCCACAAGCAGAGCCAGTCAACACACGAGCAAGTAGATGGAGATGGCTCAAGACACCTCCCCATAAAGTAGACATAGAGGATGAGCTCTCAGCACGCAGGAAGCCCACACAAACACCAAATGAAACtgtgcacacacagagagaaCCAGTGGATGGTGATAAAGACATCAAATTGTTTAAGGAGACTTCAGAGCAGAAACTAGACTCAAAAGAAAACGTAACCAGAAGCAAAAGGCAACCAAGAAGACCTAAGGAAAAGGCCCAACCCCTAGAAGACCTGGATGGCCTCAAAATGCTCTTCCAAACACCAGATCGCATCAAAGAACCGATGACTGATGACAAAACCACCAAAATATCCTGCAAATCTCCACAAGCAGAACCAGCCAACACACCAACAAGTAGCAAGAGACTGCTTAGGGCACCTCCCTGGAAGGTGGAGGAGCGGGAAGGTCTATCAGCAGGCAAGAAGCCCACGCAAACCCTGGGGGAAATGGCGTGTTCACACGGAGAACCAGTAGACAGTGACAAAGACATCAAAGCGTTTAAGCACACTGCAAGGCAGGAACTGGATCCTGCAGAAAATGTAACTGGAAATAAGAGGCAGCTAAGAATCCCGAAGGAAAAGTCCCAGCCCCTTGAAGACGTGGTTGGCTTCAAAGAGCTCTTCCAATCACCAGTTCAGGCCAAGGAACCAACGGCTATTACCAAAACCACAAAAATGCCCTGCAAATCTCCACAACCAGAACCAGTTGTCACACCAACCAACATGAGACAGCTTAAGACATCTCTGGGGAAAGTAGGCGTAGAAGATGTGCTCTCAACACGCAGGAAGCCCACACGAACGCTGGGCAAAGCTGTGCACGCACACAGAGAACCAGTGGATGATAAAGACATCAAACTATTTAAGGAAGCTCCCAAGCAGAAACTGGACTCAGAAGAAAATGTAACTGGAAGCAAGAGGCGGCCAAGAAGACTTAAGGAAAAGGCCCAACCCCTAGAAGACCTGGATGGCCTCAAAATGCTCTTCCGAACACCAGATCACAGTGAGGAACCAACGACTGATGAGAAAACCTCCAAAATACCCTGTAAAGCTCCACAAACGGAACCAGTCAAAACACCAGCAAATAGAAAGAGACTGCTTAGGGCACTTCCCCGGAAAAAGGAAGAGCAGGAAGACCTGTCAGCACACAGGAAGCCTACACGAACTCTGAGGGAAAGGATACACTCACGCAGAGAACCAGTCAGTGGTGATAAAGACATCACAGTGTTTAAGGGAACTGCAAGGCAGGCACAAGACCCTGCAGCAAATGTAACTGGAAACAAGAGGCAGCCAAGAACTAAGGAAAAGGCTCAGCTCCTTGAAGACCCGGCTGGCCTCAAAGAGCTCTTCCAAACACCAGCTCACACACACGAACCAATGACTGATGAGAAAACCACAAAAATGCCCTGCAAATCTTCCCAAGTGGAACCAGTCAACACGAACATGCCAACGGGTACAAAGAGACAGCTCAGGGTACCTCCCCGGAAAGTGGACATAGAAGATGAGCGCTCAGCGTGCAGGAAGCCCACAGAAACACCGGgggaaaccacacacacacatggagaaCCAGTAGTGGATGATAAAGACATCAAGTTGTTTAAGGAAACTCCAAAGCAGGAACTGGACCCTGAAGAAAATGTAACTAGAAGCAAGAAGCAGCCAAGAATCTGTAAGAAAAAGGCCCGACCTCTAGAAGACCTGGATGGCCTCAAAGAGCTCATCCAAACGCCAGATCACACGGACGATCCAGTGACTGATGAGAAAACCACTAAAATGCCCTGCGAATCTCCATGCGTAGAACCCGTCACCGAGCCACCAAGCAAGAAAAGACGGCTCAGGGCACCGCCCCAGAAGGTGGATGAGCAGGAAGATCTGTCAGCACCCAGGAAGCCCACACAAACCCTGGGGAAAACGATGCGCTCACGCAGAGAACCAGTCGGTGATGATAAAGACATCACAGTGTTTAAGGAAACTGCAAAGGAGGAACTGGACCCTGCGGCAAATGTAACTGGAAACAGGAGGTGGCCAAGAAGAACTAAGGAAAAGGCCCAGCCCCTCGAAGACCTGACCAGGTATAAAGAGCCCCTCCAGACGCCAGCTCACGCCAAGGAACTAGGAAGTGAAGCTGAGAGCGTTAAGATGACTCCAACACAAACAGCAGACAAAAGAAAACCTGTGAAAATATCCAGAAGAGTCCTTAGGGCCCCTAAAATAGAACCCACGGATGACCTGGCGGGCACCAGGGACCCTGTGCAATCACAAGGGGAAAGCAGTGTTTCCCCGTCCCCCAAGAGGAAACGTGGAAAAGATGGACGCATCACGGGAACGAAGAGGCTGCGCTCTGTGCCTCCTCCACCAGACACAGCGGAAGAGAAGCCGCTCCAGAAGAAACAGAGGATGGCTCCCAGAGAGACATGCGAACCACCTGAACCCActgtgacagagaagaaaagtcGGAGAATGTTGGCAAAAAGGATCGAACCAGTGAAAGGGCTGCCCAGCAACAACGGGAAAACTGAAAAAAGGGGCCAAACAGTAGAAGATGCAGCTGCTCCAAATAAG GGAATGTCCTTGCGTTCCAGACGCCCAAATAAAACCAATGTAGAGGAGCAAAAATCTGAATTTCCTGTATCGGCAGAAAAGATTAAAACAAAGAGGAATGAAAAGAAGCCCATGAATACCTCCCAAGAGATGAAGCTACAAAACTCGGAAGATGGAGCTGAGAATTCCACATCTGGGGGCCAAGTCCCTGGAAGTAGAACAGGTTTGAGATCTGGAAGACGGAATAAGATGCCCTTGCCTAATGTAGCAGAGGagaaagcaaggaagaaaagTGTGGAAATCTCTGTGAAGAGTCAGAAGGAGAGCAAAGTAACAGAACATTCAGACTCCAAGAGTTTGAGATCAAGAAAGATTACAGTTCCTTCTAAAGGAAACATTTCAGAGGGTGAATCCGAGCAGAGAGTAACTCGGGGTGCCAAGAAGCGTGCTGAAACTACGACAAAG GTCAATGACAATGTGTGCATCAAGAAAATAAGGACCAGGAGTCATCGGGACAATGAAGATATTTAG